Proteins encoded together in one candidate division WOR-3 bacterium window:
- a CDS encoding UDP-glucose/GDP-mannose dehydrogenase family protein, with product MKIAMIGTGYVGLTSGACLAKIGHSVICVDSDARKIEMLKRGELPIYEPGLKEIVDENVRENRLSFVTDIKSAVRASEVCFIAVGTPPLDTGEPDLTNVEKVVREIATSMDGYRLIVEKSTVPVQTGKWIKKTVERYNQANIPFDVASNPEFLREGSAVNDFLHPDRIVIGVETARARDIMIEIYRPIDSPVIVTDIESAELIKHASNAFLAMKISFANALAVICEAAGADVRLVVEGMGMDKRIGRAFLDAGVGYGGFCFPKDLKAFIRIAEELGYDFQLLKEVEKINEEAKQRFVRKIRKALWNLKGKNIGIWGLAFKPNTDDMRYAPSIDIIKALLAEGALVRAYDPQAMKNARKFLPDIEYCDNALDVAVDADLLAVLTEWEEFKKIDLREIKSRMRLPIICDGRNIFDPETVRKQGLTYIGIGRGQD from the coding sequence ATGAAAATTGCGATGATTGGAACGGGTTATGTTGGACTTACTTCCGGTGCCTGTCTGGCGAAAATAGGACATAGCGTAATCTGTGTCGACAGTGATGCCCGCAAAATCGAAATGCTAAAACGGGGCGAATTACCAATTTACGAACCCGGTTTAAAGGAAATTGTCGATGAAAATGTTCGGGAAAACCGGTTAAGTTTTGTGACTGATATTAAAAGCGCCGTCCGCGCAAGCGAGGTTTGCTTTATCGCCGTGGGCACACCGCCCTTAGATACGGGCGAACCCGACCTAACAAATGTCGAAAAAGTGGTGCGCGAAATCGCCACCAGTATGGATGGCTACCGTTTGATTGTTGAAAAGTCCACCGTGCCGGTTCAAACCGGAAAATGGATTAAAAAGACGGTTGAACGCTACAACCAGGCAAACATACCTTTCGATGTCGCAAGTAATCCAGAATTTTTGCGGGAAGGCTCTGCGGTCAACGACTTCTTACATCCGGACCGAATTGTCATCGGCGTCGAAACAGCCCGCGCCCGGGACATAATGATAGAAATTTACCGCCCCATCGATTCGCCCGTAATTGTTACCGACATTGAATCAGCCGAATTAATTAAACATGCTTCAAATGCGTTTTTAGCGATGAAAATCTCTTTCGCTAACGCCTTAGCCGTTATCTGTGAAGCCGCCGGTGCGGATGTTCGTTTAGTTGTCGAAGGCATGGGTATGGACAAAAGAATTGGCCGGGCATTTCTTGATGCTGGGGTTGGTTATGGTGGTTTTTGTTTTCCCAAAGATTTAAAGGCTTTCATCCGTATCGCCGAAGAGCTGGGTTATGACTTCCAGTTGTTAAAAGAAGTTGAGAAAATCAACGAAGAGGCGAAACAGCGGTTTGTCCGTAAAATCCGCAAGGCGCTCTGGAACCTGAAAGGTAAAAACATCGGAATTTGGGGGTTGGCTTTCAAACCCAATACCGATGATATGCGCTATGCCCCTTCAATCGATATTATTAAAGCCCTGCTTGCCGAAGGCGCCCTGGTCCGCGCCTACGACCCTCAGGCAATGAAAAACGCCCGCAAATTTTTACCCGATATCGAATACTGCGACAACGCCCTTGATGTCGCGGTTGATGCTGACCTCCTCGCGGTATTAACCGAGTGGGAAGAGTTTAAAAAAATTGACCTCAGGGAGATTAAATCACGAATGCGCCTACCAATAATCTGTGACGGCAGAAATATCTTTGACCCGGAAACGGTGCGCAAACAGGGCTTAACCTATATCGGAATAGGAAGAGGACAGGATTGA